In the Nocardioides marmotae genome, GAGGTCCGCGCCCACGACGCGATCCTGCTCGGCGCGGTGGGTGGCAAGCCGAACGACCCGAACCTGCCCCCGGGCATCCTCGAGCGCGGCCTGCTGCTGCGCCTGCGCTTCGAGCTCGACCACTACGTCAACCTGCGCCCCTCGCGCATCTTCCCCGGCAGCGTCTCCCCGCTGTCGGAGGCGGTGACCGGCCGCGGCGAGGTCGACTTCGTCGTCGTCCGCGAGGGCACCGAGGGCCCCTACACCGGCAACGGCGGCGCCCTGCGCGTCGGCACCCCGCACGAGGTCGCCACCGAGGTCTCAGTCAACACGGCGTACGGCGTGGAGCGGGTCGTCCGCGACGCGTTCGCCCGCGCCGAGCGCCGGCCGCGCAAGAAGCTCACCCTGGTCCACAAGACCAACGTCCTGGTCAACGCCGGGTCGGTGTGGTGGCGGATCTTCGAGGAGGTGGCCGCCGAGCACCCGGACGTGACCACCGACTACATGCACATCGACGCGGCGATGATCTACATGACCACCGACCCGCAGCGCTTCGACGTGATCGTCACCGACAACCTCTTCGGCGACATCATCACCGACCTGGCCGCCGCCATCACCGGTGGCATCGGCCTCGCGGCCTCCGGCAACGTCAACCCCGACCGGACCGCCCCGAGCATGTTCGAGCCGGTCCACGGCTCGGCCCCCGACATCGCCGGCCAGCAGAAGGCCGACCCGACCGCGGCGATCCTCTCCGCCTCCCTCCTGCTCGACCACCTCGGTCACCCCGAGGCCGCGCGGGTCATCGAGGACGCCGTCGTCGCCGACCTCGCCGCCCGCGAGCCGGGCACGGTCCGCAGCACCTCGGAGGTCGGCGACGCGGTCGCCGCACGAGTAGCCGGCTGACCGCCGGACCCGAGCGACGTGAGCTCGGGCCGGCGGCCCGACGTACCCCACCCGGCCCCACCGGCCCGAGCCCACCGAGGACTACCGTGAGCACCATGCAGATCCGCACGACCCGCACCGACCAGCCCGTCGCCGAGGACCGGCTCGCCGAGATCCTCGCCGACCCCGGGTTCGGCAACCACTTCACCGACCA is a window encoding:
- a CDS encoding 3-isopropylmalate dehydrogenase, with protein sequence MTTTPTSSPTGTVRLAVIPGDGIGPEVTAEALKVLEVASPTGVSFEQTRYDLGAERYLATGEVLPDSVLAEVRAHDAILLGAVGGKPNDPNLPPGILERGLLLRLRFELDHYVNLRPSRIFPGSVSPLSEAVTGRGEVDFVVVREGTEGPYTGNGGALRVGTPHEVATEVSVNTAYGVERVVRDAFARAERRPRKKLTLVHKTNVLVNAGSVWWRIFEEVAAEHPDVTTDYMHIDAAMIYMTTDPQRFDVIVTDNLFGDIITDLAAAITGGIGLAASGNVNPDRTAPSMFEPVHGSAPDIAGQQKADPTAAILSASLLLDHLGHPEAARVIEDAVVADLAAREPGTVRSTSEVGDAVAARVAG